In Sulfurihydrogenibium subterraneum DSM 15120, one genomic interval encodes:
- a CDS encoding ABC transporter permease produces the protein MILYILKRLFQMIPLIVGITFLSFVIIQMAPGDYLDQLRMNPQISESTIEKLKQTYGLDQPILIQYFKWLSNAILFDLGFSFSYNMPVLELIKERVPNTLFLSITSGLLAWLLAVPLGIFAALKPNSVVDKFIQIFSFTFMSLPSFFLAFLLLFFAVKTGLLPTGGATGPGYENMPFWEKILDRVWHVSLPAFVLAITSLAGLIRLVRSAMIEALVSEYVLFARAKGLSEKQVVLKHALRNALNPFITILGFEIASLLSGAALVEIIVNWPGMGMLMLDAVLSQDLYLVMGGLYIGSIMLIVGNLIADLLLAKLDPRIRQREVEGILK, from the coding sequence ATGATACTTTACATCTTAAAAAGACTTTTTCAGATGATCCCTCTTATAGTAGGGATCACTTTTCTTTCTTTTGTTATTATCCAGATGGCACCGGGAGACTATTTAGACCAGCTGAGAATGAACCCTCAAATATCTGAATCTACAATTGAAAAACTAAAACAAACTTACGGGTTAGACCAACCTATCCTTATCCAGTACTTTAAATGGCTTTCAAATGCTATTCTTTTTGACCTTGGTTTTTCTTTTAGTTATAACATGCCAGTTTTAGAGCTTATAAAAGAGAGAGTACCTAATACTTTATTTTTATCAATAACTTCTGGTTTACTTGCATGGCTACTGGCAGTTCCTCTGGGTATATTTGCAGCTTTAAAGCCTAACTCTGTTGTAGATAAATTTATACAGATATTCTCATTTACGTTTATGTCTTTACCTTCTTTCTTTTTGGCTTTTTTGTTACTTTTTTTTGCTGTAAAAACAGGTTTACTTCCAACTGGAGGAGCTACAGGTCCTGGATATGAAAATATGCCTTTTTGGGAGAAAATTTTAGATAGAGTGTGGCATGTTAGCCTTCCTGCTTTTGTCCTTGCTATTACATCTTTAGCTGGATTGATAAGACTTGTTAGAAGTGCTATGATTGAAGCTCTTGTATCAGAATACGTTCTTTTTGCAAGGGCAAAAGGTTTATCTGAAAAGCAGGTTGTATTAAAACACGCATTAAGGAACGCCTTAAACCCATTTATAACTATCCTTGGCTTTGAGATAGCATCTTTACTCTCAGGAGCTGCTTTAGTGGAGATTATTGTAAACTGGCCGGGAATGGGTATGCTTATGCTTGATGCTGTTTTATCTCAGGATTTGTATCTTGTAATGGGTGGACTTTACATAGGCTCAATAATGCTCATTGTAGGGAATCTTATAGCTGACTTGCTTCTTGCAAAGTTAGACCCAAGAATAAGACAAAGAGAAGTGGAAGGAATACTAAAGTGA
- a CDS encoding ABC transporter permease, with protein MKEVFKYIKKNKFAYISLYILGIFYFSALFADFVAPYPYDIQHRDTPYHPPTQIHFFDEKGNFHLRPFVYKYDLVDPVFKSYKVNYDVKYPVEFFVRGHEHYLLGFIKTDLHLFGVKEGKIFLLGADNLGRDIFSRMLYASRISLSIGIIGVLLSFTIGAIVGGVAGYFGGKVDNILMRLSEIVMSFPGFYLMLALRAVFPITLSSVEVFLLIVVILSFVGWAGLARVIRGMVLSIREQEYVLAAKSYGASSFRIITKHIIPNTFSYLLIAATLSIPGYILGESALSLLGLGIQEPYASWGNMLSSARSITAISSYPWILAPGVAIFLTILAFNLLGDALRDALDPKLKRLIK; from the coding sequence GTGAAAGAAGTTTTTAAATACATCAAAAAAAATAAGTTTGCCTACATATCTTTGTACATACTTGGTATATTCTACTTTTCAGCCTTGTTTGCAGACTTTGTAGCACCTTATCCTTACGATATTCAACACAGGGACACTCCTTACCATCCACCAACTCAAATTCACTTTTTTGATGAAAAAGGAAATTTTCACTTAAGACCTTTTGTTTACAAATACGACCTTGTTGACCCTGTTTTTAAAAGTTATAAAGTAAACTACGATGTTAAATATCCAGTAGAGTTTTTTGTAAGGGGGCATGAGCATTACTTACTTGGATTTATAAAAACAGACCTACATCTTTTTGGCGTAAAAGAAGGTAAGATTTTTCTTTTAGGAGCTGATAACTTAGGGAGAGATATATTTTCAAGGATGCTTTATGCATCTCGCATATCTTTATCTATTGGTATAATAGGCGTTTTACTTTCTTTTACTATTGGAGCTATTGTAGGTGGAGTAGCTGGATACTTTGGTGGGAAAGTTGATAACATTCTTATGAGGTTGTCTGAAATAGTAATGTCTTTTCCCGGATTTTATCTTATGCTTGCTTTAAGAGCTGTTTTTCCAATAACTTTATCTTCTGTAGAAGTGTTTTTGCTAATAGTGGTAATACTTTCTTTTGTTGGTTGGGCTGGACTGGCAAGGGTTATAAGAGGAATGGTTTTATCTATAAGGGAGCAAGAGTACGTATTAGCTGCAAAATCTTACGGGGCATCGTCTTTCAGAATTATAACAAAACATATAATACCAAACACTTTTTCTTATCTACTTATTGCTGCAACCCTTTCTATACCTGGATACATACTGGGAGAAAGTGCGTTAAGCCTTTTAGGGCTTGGAATACAAGAGCCATATGCAAGCTGGGGTAATATGCTCTCTTCTGCAAGGAGCATCACTGCCATCTCCTCTTATCCTTGGATACTTGCTCCCGGAGTTGCAATATTTTTAACTATTCTTGCCTTCAACTTGCTGGGAGATGCCTTAAGAGACGCTTTAGACCCTAAACTTAAAAGATTGATAAAGTAA
- a CDS encoding M48 family metallopeptidase, whose product MDNIKIEKIIRSNRKTVALQITDDATIIIKAPYHADDDTVLKLVVKHKGWIEKKLEEINKRNSKSGKKEFISGEEFLYLGNYYKLTIAENQNKPLIFNNGFYLLKDYLPVARNIFIQWYKDKAYKKIKERVEFYAQKRGFKYNCINITNAQKRWGSCSHNNNLNFSWRLIMAPLPVIDYVVVHELVHIVEKNHSKDFWSKVKIIMPDYENYDGWLKKNGHTLRI is encoded by the coding sequence ATGGATAACATAAAAATAGAAAAGATTATAAGAAGCAACAGAAAAACGGTAGCCCTTCAAATAACAGATGATGCAACCATAATAATAAAAGCACCTTATCATGCGGATGATGATACTGTGTTAAAGTTGGTTGTGAAACACAAAGGATGGATAGAGAAAAAGTTAGAAGAGATAAATAAAAGAAACTCAAAATCAGGTAAAAAAGAATTTATAAGTGGTGAAGAATTTTTATATCTTGGAAACTATTACAAGCTCACGATAGCAGAAAATCAAAACAAACCTCTCATTTTCAATAATGGCTTTTATTTGTTAAAAGATTATCTACCAGTAGCTAGAAATATTTTTATTCAGTGGTACAAAGATAAAGCATACAAAAAGATAAAGGAAAGGGTAGAATTTTATGCTCAAAAAAGAGGATTTAAGTATAACTGTATAAATATAACAAACGCTCAAAAAAGATGGGGTTCGTGTTCTCATAATAATAATCTTAACTTCTCTTGGAGACTTATAATGGCACCTTTACCAGTAATTGATTACGTTGTAGTCCACGAACTTGTACATATAGTAGAAAAAAATCACAGTAAAGATTTTTGGAGCAAAGTAAAAATAATTATGCCAGATTATGAAAATTATGATGGCTGGCTTAAAAAAAACGGACACACTTTAAGAATCTAA
- the lexA gene encoding transcriptional repressor LexA, producing MSINKKENICMRKKQQEILNFIESFYKRNRRFPTLKEIASHFNISAVSTVHEHLEKLVEEGYLKKVKRGIYELSYNVWSFPIIGYIAAGNPIEAVNDLFEIIDISNLLDSHNCYALKVKGNSMIDEHILNGDIIIVENRQTAINGEIAVVLIDNQETTLKKVYFEDKMVKLVSANPNFEPMYFESERVRIQGVVRGIIRDYKSQLKRKG from the coding sequence GTGAGTATAAATAAAAAGGAAAATATATGCATGCGTAAAAAACAGCAAGAAATACTTAATTTTATTGAAAGCTTTTATAAAAGAAACAGAAGATTTCCAACATTAAAAGAAATAGCATCACATTTTAATATATCTGCTGTATCTACAGTACACGAGCATTTGGAAAAATTAGTTGAAGAGGGGTATTTAAAAAAAGTAAAAAGAGGAATTTATGAATTATCTTATAATGTATGGTCTTTTCCTATAATAGGATATATAGCTGCGGGTAATCCAATAGAAGCTGTTAATGATTTATTTGAAATTATAGATATATCTAATCTATTAGATTCTCATAACTGTTATGCTCTTAAAGTTAAAGGAAACTCAATGATTGATGAGCATATTTTAAACGGAGACATAATCATTGTAGAAAATAGACAAACTGCAATAAACGGAGAAATAGCGGTTGTTTTAATAGATAATCAGGAAACGACCTTAAAAAAGGTATATTTTGAAGATAAAATGGTAAAGCTTGTCTCTGCTAATCCAAATTTTGAACCAATGTATTTTGAATCTGAGAGGGTAAGAATACAGGGAGTTGTAAGAGGAATAATAAGGGATTATAAATCACAATTAAAAAGGAAGGGTTAA
- a CDS encoding DNA polymerase domain-containing protein, whose amino-acid sequence MEHKNVYLLDIYSNPEGITLWFLSEKGEKFKIKKSFSPYFFLLKTKESKKIVKHLYDAFKNNIKITIEIKEDLINGELEVFKIVSKNPLIHNKLILFLKSTPLIEEGIFYNLQLTPEQLFMFEKDIFPFFKFKVIGNKWIRNDNVSKINYEIPYLKKIYLKFEIDRENPKYIKTLPPISVKIEGENEIIVDNDVEYINNLIEKFDPDIVITEYGDSIILPKLLENNVRSLNIDKISYRSKGVSFESYGKVYYRDPSVYLRGRIHIDKKNSFFYNEVGFEGIIELSRISSLPVQKLARSAIGTPITSMEMKKAFQQGYLIPYRKSISEDTKTAKELMKIDKGGLTYRPIKGIHENVAELDFFSMYPSIILNYNLSYETINCKHSECKTRLPYVNYRVCTKKLGIVPQVLRFLLLRRKKLKQLKEEKRQIALKWLLVVSFGYLGYKNAIFGRIESHEATTAIGRMMLLSAKEVAEREGYKFLHGLTDSIWVYKENVNQLDYKNLEEKINKVINKKFKGIAKENIGFKINLEGIYDWIVFLSSKLDDISVPNRYYGKFKNGELKIRGIEIRRHDTPDFIKDYQEEVLNILRTAKNKKELLDKRQLIDQITEKYRNMLENGDIKIEKLVVVKRNSKEVFEYQKRTDISETVGTLVKEGIKVNPGEKINIIYVKEYKGMPYEIYIKYPKFIDTEKYIKMLFESKKAFNFENLE is encoded by the coding sequence ATGGAACATAAAAATGTTTATCTTTTAGATATATATTCTAATCCTGAAGGAATTACATTATGGTTTTTATCAGAAAAAGGAGAAAAATTTAAAATAAAGAAAAGTTTTAGTCCTTACTTTTTCCTCTTAAAAACAAAAGAGAGCAAAAAGATAGTAAAACATCTTTATGATGCGTTTAAAAACAATATAAAAATAACTATAGAAATAAAAGAAGATTTAATTAATGGAGAATTAGAAGTTTTTAAAATAGTATCTAAAAATCCATTAATTCATAACAAATTAATTTTATTTTTAAAATCAACACCATTAATTGAAGAAGGTATATTTTACAATCTTCAACTCACTCCAGAACAGCTGTTTATGTTTGAAAAAGATATATTTCCATTTTTTAAATTTAAAGTAATTGGAAATAAATGGATAAGAAATGACAATGTTAGTAAAATAAATTATGAAATACCTTATCTTAAGAAAATTTATCTAAAATTTGAAATAGATAGAGAAAATCCAAAATATATAAAAACACTTCCTCCAATTTCAGTTAAGATTGAAGGAGAAAATGAAATAATAGTGGATAATGATGTTGAATACATAAACAATCTTATTGAAAAATTTGATCCAGATATCGTCATAACAGAATACGGAGATAGTATTATCCTACCAAAACTGCTTGAAAATAATGTAAGGAGTTTAAACATTGATAAAATATCATATAGATCAAAAGGTGTAAGTTTTGAATCTTATGGAAAAGTTTATTACAGGGATCCTTCTGTGTATTTAAGGGGAAGAATTCACATAGATAAGAAAAACTCTTTCTTTTACAATGAAGTAGGTTTTGAAGGGATAATAGAACTATCAAGAATATCGTCTCTTCCGGTTCAAAAGTTAGCAAGATCAGCAATCGGAACACCGATTACATCCATGGAAATGAAAAAGGCATTTCAACAAGGATATTTAATTCCATATAGAAAAAGCATTTCAGAAGATACTAAAACCGCAAAAGAACTTATGAAAATAGACAAAGGTGGTTTAACATACAGACCAATAAAAGGAATTCATGAAAACGTGGCTGAACTTGATTTTTTCTCAATGTATCCATCAATAATACTCAATTACAACTTATCTTATGAAACAATAAATTGTAAACACTCAGAATGTAAAACAAGACTTCCTTATGTAAATTACAGAGTATGTACTAAAAAATTAGGAATAGTCCCACAAGTACTAAGATTTTTACTACTTAGAAGAAAAAAATTGAAACAACTAAAAGAAGAAAAAAGACAAATTGCATTAAAATGGCTTCTTGTAGTAAGCTTTGGATACCTCGGATACAAAAATGCAATATTCGGAAGGATTGAATCCCACGAAGCAACAACAGCAATAGGAAGGATGATGCTATTATCTGCTAAAGAAGTGGCTGAAAGAGAAGGTTATAAATTTCTTCATGGTTTAACAGATTCTATATGGGTCTATAAAGAAAATGTAAATCAGCTGGATTATAAGAATTTAGAAGAAAAGATAAACAAAGTTATAAACAAAAAGTTTAAAGGAATAGCTAAGGAAAATATAGGATTTAAAATCAACCTTGAAGGAATATACGACTGGATAGTGTTTTTATCCTCAAAATTAGATGATATATCTGTTCCAAATAGATACTATGGAAAATTTAAAAATGGAGAGTTAAAAATTAGAGGAATAGAGATAAGAAGACATGATACACCGGATTTTATAAAAGATTATCAAGAAGAAGTTTTAAATATTTTAAGAACTGCTAAAAACAAAAAAGAACTCCTAGATAAGAGGCAGTTAATAGATCAGATAACAGAGAAATATAGAAATATGTTAGAAAATGGTGATATAAAAATTGAAAAATTAGTTGTAGTAAAAAGAAATTCTAAGGAAGTATTTGAGTATCAAAAAAGAACGGACATATCGGAAACGGTAGGTACATTGGTAAAAGAAGGAATAAAAGTAAATCCAGGGGAAAAAATAAACATAATCTATGTTAAAGAATATAAAGGAATGCCATACGAAATCTACATAAAGTATCCAAAATTTATAGACACTGAAAAGTATATTAAAATGTTATTTGAAAGTAAAAAAGCTTTTAATTTTGAAAATTTAGAATAG
- the guaA gene encoding glutamine-hydrolyzing GMP synthase, with amino-acid sequence MHQGIVILDFGSQYTQLIARRIRELHIYSEILPYNTPVEEILKHNPKGIIFSGGPASVYEENAPKPDERVYDLGLPILGICYGLQLITHHFGGEVVKADKHEYGRAEIQVLNHEDLFYEIPEFTHVWMSHADKVVKLPEGFEILARSFNAPYAAVRNKEKKIWGVQFHPEVSHTLLGKEILKNFAVRICGCKQDWTMGNFLMEEIVKIRQTVGNKKAICALSGGVDSSVAAVLVHNAIGDNLTCIFVDNGLLRKGEREQVEKTFRDNFHIPLIVVDARERFLNALKGITDPEQKRKIIGNLFIEVFEEEAKKLKDVEFLVQGTLYPDVIESVSVKGPSAVIKTHHNVGGLPERMNLKLIEPLRELFKDEVRELGKELGLPDEIIYRQPFPGPGLAIRVIGEVNQESLDILREADAIVLEEIKKVGLYKELWQSFAVLLPIHTVGVMGDYRTYEKVIAVRAVESSDGMTADWARLPYDLLDTIMRRIINEVKGVNRVVYDISSKPPATIEWE; translated from the coding sequence ATGCATCAAGGAATAGTAATTTTAGATTTTGGCTCTCAGTATACTCAACTTATAGCAAGAAGAATAAGGGAGCTACATATTTACAGTGAGATACTTCCTTATAATACACCTGTTGAAGAGATATTAAAACATAACCCAAAAGGGATAATATTTTCTGGAGGACCTGCGTCTGTATACGAAGAAAATGCACCAAAACCTGATGAAAGAGTCTACGATTTAGGACTGCCTATACTTGGTATATGCTACGGTTTACAACTTATAACCCATCACTTTGGTGGTGAAGTTGTAAAAGCAGACAAACACGAGTATGGAAGAGCTGAAATCCAAGTTTTAAATCACGAAGATTTATTTTATGAAATTCCTGAGTTTACTCACGTTTGGATGAGCCACGCAGATAAGGTTGTAAAACTCCCAGAAGGTTTTGAAATCCTTGCAAGGTCTTTTAATGCACCTTATGCAGCGGTAAGAAATAAAGAAAAGAAAATATGGGGAGTTCAATTCCACCCAGAAGTAAGTCATACTCTATTAGGAAAAGAAATCCTTAAAAACTTTGCAGTTAGAATATGTGGTTGTAAACAAGACTGGACTATGGGCAACTTCCTTATGGAAGAGATTGTAAAGATAAGACAGACGGTAGGTAATAAAAAAGCTATTTGTGCATTGTCTGGAGGGGTTGATTCATCGGTTGCAGCTGTTTTAGTTCATAACGCCATTGGAGATAACCTTACATGTATTTTTGTAGATAACGGCTTACTTAGAAAAGGAGAAAGAGAACAGGTAGAAAAAACATTTAGAGACAACTTCCATATTCCTTTAATAGTAGTAGATGCAAGAGAAAGATTTTTAAACGCTTTAAAAGGTATAACTGACCCAGAGCAAAAAAGAAAAATAATAGGAAACCTTTTCATAGAAGTTTTTGAAGAAGAAGCTAAAAAGTTGAAAGACGTAGAGTTTTTAGTCCAAGGAACTTTATATCCTGACGTTATTGAAAGTGTGTCGGTAAAAGGACCTTCAGCAGTTATAAAAACCCACCACAACGTTGGAGGTCTTCCTGAAAGAATGAATTTAAAATTAATTGAACCTTTAAGGGAGCTGTTTAAAGATGAAGTGAGAGAGCTTGGAAAAGAGCTTGGTCTTCCTGACGAGATAATATACAGACAACCATTCCCCGGTCCTGGACTTGCTATAAGGGTAATAGGAGAAGTAAATCAAGAAAGTCTTGATATACTCAGAGAAGCTGACGCGATTGTTTTAGAGGAGATTAAAAAAGTAGGGTTGTATAAAGAACTATGGCAATCATTTGCAGTTTTACTTCCAATCCATACAGTAGGAGTGATGGGAGATTACAGAACTTACGAAAAAGTTATTGCAGTTAGAGCTGTAGAGAGTAGTGACGGTATGACAGCTGACTGGGCAAGACTTCCTTACGACCTGTTAGACACAATTATGAGAAGAATAATAAATGAAGTCAAAGGCGTAAACAGAGTAGTTTATGATATATCTTCAAAACCTCCTGCAACGATAGAGTGGGAGTAA
- a CDS encoding patatin-like phospholipase family protein, translating to MKIGLVLSGGAVRGLAHVGVLKALEERGIKPDFVSGVSAGSIIGVFYCSGYTPKEMEEIALKTNFTTMIKPSLSKKAFFSLDSIEDFLRKYIPYKKLEELKTPLYVSATNLNTANIDFFSEGDVVKIIKASCSIPVMFKPVKIRNHFYVDGGVMNNLPVEPLIDKTHYIIGSEVNPFLPEEKDFSNVISIGIRSFYLAIRSNIESRKKYCNLFIQPPDLVKIPLFATWKAKEAIEIGYNYTKNLIKDLNL from the coding sequence TTGAAAATAGGATTAGTTTTATCAGGAGGAGCTGTAAGAGGGCTTGCCCACGTGGGCGTCCTTAAAGCCCTTGAAGAAAGAGGAATAAAGCCAGACTTTGTCTCTGGGGTAAGTGCAGGTTCTATCATAGGTGTATTTTACTGTAGTGGCTATACTCCCAAGGAAATGGAAGAGATAGCTCTCAAAACCAACTTTACAACTATGATAAAACCATCTCTATCAAAAAAAGCTTTTTTTAGTTTAGATAGTATTGAAGATTTTCTTAGAAAATATATACCATATAAAAAATTAGAAGAGTTAAAAACTCCTTTGTACGTTTCTGCAACAAATTTAAACACTGCCAACATAGATTTTTTTAGTGAAGGAGATGTAGTAAAAATAATAAAAGCCTCTTGCTCTATTCCAGTAATGTTTAAACCTGTAAAAATAAGAAATCATTTTTATGTTGACGGCGGTGTTATGAATAACCTACCTGTAGAGCCTTTAATTGATAAAACCCACTATATTATAGGCAGTGAAGTAAACCCATTTTTACCAGAAGAAAAGGATTTTAGTAATGTTATTTCGATAGGAATAAGAAGCTTTTACCTTGCAATTCGGTCTAACATAGAATCACGGAAAAAATACTGTAATCTTTTTATACAACCTCCAGACCTTGTAAAAATCCCTCTTTTTGCAACTTGGAAGGCAAAAGAAGCTATAGAAATTGGCTACAACTACACTAAAAATTTAATTAAAGATTTAAATCTTTAA
- a CDS encoding ABC transporter ATP-binding protein translates to MILLFFSLLGSLIEAGSLSGLTFIVKDVIDKVFIEKNLEKLKLIILLILGLAILKQIGFILKEYLFPLALAKVVKNIREEIFNKIINADFSAFLGKKYGDILSRATNDVEAFRNSMIFLGIDLFTQIFTVVAMVFVLVYMDWKLFAIFLVATPLFALSFNYFGNKRKKYSQKLQESVSEYTQFLNQVISGLETVKLFKKEFIINIFEKINQTFFKNQRKNALYDVFFLSSIEVASYFAASGIILYGGIRIINGELTTGELFSFLSALLILVNSIQILQRGLLQVKVITPIVERILFVLNLPLEKEDGENFETLKDKIKYENVSLKIDSHYILKDVNVEIKKGLKVGIVGPTGSGKSSFVKLLYGIYRNYEGKIFLDDKELRDYSIRSLRDKIAVVSQDVFVFNDTVENNLRIVKPDATQEEITQALKLAKADFVFKHKDGIKMVVGERGSSLSGGERQRIAIARIFLKNPEIVIIDEGTSALDTETEKYVMESIYSHFYDKTVLIIAHRLKTLEKCDKILFFENGRLIKERSFKDLNL, encoded by the coding sequence TTGATTTTACTTTTTTTCTCACTTTTAGGAAGTCTAATAGAAGCTGGAAGCTTATCAGGACTTACATTTATCGTAAAAGATGTCATAGATAAAGTTTTTATAGAAAAAAATTTAGAAAAGTTAAAACTTATAATCCTTTTAATCTTAGGACTGGCTATTTTAAAACAAATCGGCTTTATTCTAAAAGAGTATCTTTTTCCCCTTGCACTTGCAAAAGTAGTAAAAAACATTAGAGAAGAGATATTTAATAAGATTATAAATGCAGACTTTTCTGCTTTTTTAGGGAAAAAGTACGGAGATATTCTAAGTAGAGCTACAAACGATGTAGAAGCATTTAGAAACTCAATGATTTTTTTAGGAATAGACCTTTTTACTCAGATTTTTACCGTAGTTGCAATGGTTTTTGTTCTTGTTTATATGGACTGGAAGCTGTTTGCTATATTTTTAGTGGCAACACCACTTTTTGCCTTATCTTTTAACTACTTTGGAAATAAAAGAAAAAAGTACTCTCAAAAGCTGCAAGAATCAGTATCAGAGTATACTCAGTTTTTAAACCAAGTTATATCAGGACTTGAAACAGTAAAACTGTTTAAAAAAGAGTTTATAATCAACATCTTTGAAAAGATTAATCAAACATTTTTTAAAAATCAAAGAAAAAATGCACTATACGACGTTTTTTTTCTTTCTTCTATTGAAGTTGCATCTTACTTTGCAGCTTCTGGGATAATACTTTACGGTGGAATAAGGATAATAAATGGAGAGTTAACAACAGGAGAGTTATTTTCTTTTTTATCTGCTCTACTTATACTTGTTAACTCTATTCAGATACTTCAAAGAGGTTTACTTCAAGTAAAAGTCATAACCCCTATTGTAGAGAGGATTTTGTTTGTCTTAAATCTACCTCTGGAGAAAGAAGATGGAGAAAATTTTGAAACTTTAAAAGATAAAATAAAGTACGAAAATGTAAGTCTAAAAATAGATAGCCACTATATTTTAAAAGATGTAAATGTAGAAATAAAAAAAGGTTTAAAAGTAGGTATTGTAGGTCCTACAGGTAGTGGAAAAAGTAGTTTTGTGAAGCTCCTTTATGGAATTTATAGAAACTATGAAGGAAAAATATTCTTAGATGATAAGGAGCTTAGAGATTACAGTATTAGGTCTTTAAGGGATAAAATAGCGGTTGTATCTCAAGATGTTTTTGTGTTTAACGATACCGTAGAAAACAACCTTAGAATAGTAAAACCTGATGCAACTCAAGAAGAGATTACTCAAGCTTTAAAGCTTGCAAAAGCTGACTTCGTTTTTAAACATAAAGACGGTATAAAAATGGTTGTAGGAGAAAGAGGAAGTAGTTTATCTGGCGGAGAAAGACAGAGAATAGCAATAGCAAGGATTTTCTTAAAAAATCCAGAGATAGTCATAATAGATGAAGGGACTTCAGCTTTAGACACAGAGACAGAAAAGTATGTAATGGAGAGTATTTACAGCCATTTTTATGATAAAACAGTTCTTATTATAGCCCACAGGTTAAAAACGTTAGAAAAGTGTGATAAAATCCTATTTTTTGAAAATGGCAGACTGATAAAAGAACGGTCGTTTAAAGATTTAAATCTTTAA
- the tpx gene encoding thiol peroxidase, whose protein sequence is MATTVNLKGNPVALAGPQLNVGDKAPEAVVVASDLSEKRIGGAKGKVQVIITVPSLDTPVCEKETKTFNEKCAGYDVDVTVVSMDLPFAEKRFCESFNIGNITVASDFRYRDMEKYGVLIAEGALKGILARAVFVVDKDGTVAYKQIVPEITEEPNYDEVLQAVANLLK, encoded by the coding sequence ATGGCAACAACAGTAAATTTAAAAGGAAATCCTGTGGCATTAGCAGGACCACAACTTAACGTAGGAGACAAAGCTCCAGAAGCTGTAGTAGTAGCATCTGACTTATCAGAAAAAAGAATAGGTGGTGCAAAAGGAAAGGTTCAAGTCATTATCACAGTTCCATCTTTAGACACTCCTGTTTGTGAAAAAGAAACAAAAACTTTCAATGAAAAATGTGCTGGATACGACGTTGACGTAACAGTTGTATCTATGGACTTACCATTTGCAGAAAAAAGATTCTGTGAGTCTTTCAACATCGGGAACATAACTGTTGCATCTGACTTTAGATACAGAGATATGGAAAAGTACGGTGTTTTAATAGCTGAGGGAGCATTAAAAGGAATCCTTGCAAGAGCTGTATTTGTAGTAGATAAAGACGGAACAGTAGCTTACAAGCAAATAGTTCCAGAAATAACAGAAGAGCCTAACTACGACGAAGTTTTACAAGCAGTAGCTAATTTACTCAAGTAA